The Prodigiosinella aquatilis region TAAGCCCGGGGATTTCACATCCAACTTAACAGACCGCCTGCGTGCGCTTTACGCCCAGTCATTCCGATTAACGCTTGCACCCTCCGTATTACCGCGGCTGCTGGCACGGAGTTAGCCGGTGCTTCTTCTGCGGGTAACGTCAATGAAACACTCTGTTAGAGTGCTCCCCTTCCTCCCCGCTGAAAGTACTTTACAACCCGAAGGCCTTCTTCATACACGCGGCATGGCTGCATCAGGGTTTCCCCCATTGTGCAATATTCCCCACTGCTGCCTCCCGTAGGAGTCTGGACCGTGTCTCAGTTCCAGTGTGGCTGGTCATCCTCTCAGACCAGCTAGAGATCGTCGCCTAGGTGAGCCATTACCTCACCTACCAGCTAATCCCATCTGGGTTCATCCAATGGCGTGAGGCCCGAAGGTCCCCCACTTTGGTCTTGCGACGTCATGCGGTATTAGCTACCGTTTCCAGTAGTTATCCCCCTCCATCAGGCAGATCCCCAGACATTACTCACCCGTCCGCCGCTCGCCGGCGGGGAAGCAAGCTTCCCCCCCCGCTGCCGCTCGACTTGCATGTGTTAGGCCTGCCGCCAGCGTTCAATCTGAGCCATGATCAAACTCTTCAATTTAAGATTTGTTTGATGTGCTTCCGAAGAAGCGATGCTCAAAGAATTTATAACTGTTTATTCGTAATGAATTTACTGTCAGTCACTCTTCAAGTCTTTTCGTATTGATTACGATAGGGTCCTGTGAGTGCCCACACAGATTGTCTGATTATATTGTTAAAGAGCGTTCGTCGCGGCACTGCCGCTGACGTGAGGTCGCGTATACTACGCTATCCTCTTGCAGAGTCAACGAATAATTCGTTTTTCCCCGCCTGACTCGGCGTTGTGTTGTTCACCAGCACCGGGTCAGTGGAGGCGCATTATAGGCACTTCTCCTGGCCTGACAAGGGGTAATTGCAAAAAAAAAATTCGTTTGCTCACTTTTGAATCAATGCGCTTTTGCATGGAACTTTATTGAGCATTAATCGCTACTTTTACAAACAAAAGACCTGAATAACTAAATTCAGGTCTTTTGTTTGTAACAGATGTCAATATAACTATTGATGTGCGACGATCGTATCTCCCTCAACATCTAACGTCACGAGTTTACCGGGAATTAACTTGCCGGACAGAATCTGCTGGGCCAGTTGGTTCTCAATTAACTGTTGGATAGCTCGTTTAAGCGGTCGGGCCCCATAAACCGGATCAAACCCCAACTCTCCAAGTAGCGCCAACGCAGGTTCGGTAATCGTCACGCTGTAACCTCGCTCTTCCAAACGCTGGTACAAACGTTGAAGTTGAATCTGGGCAATAGAAGCAATATGTGCGCGTCCCAAGGGATGGAATACCACAACTTCATCAATTCGGTTGATAAATTCAGGACGGAAGTGATGACTAACAACCTCTAGCACCATATCACGCATCTGGGTGTAATTCATGTCGCCGAAGCGTTCCTGAATTAAATCTGACCCCAGATTAGACGTCATGATAACAACCGTATTACGAAAATCGACTGTCCGCCCCTGACCATCAGTAAGACGCCCATCATCCAATACCTGCAACAAAATATTGAATACATCCGGATGTGCTTTTTCCACCTCATCCAGCAAAATCACCGAGTAAGGACGACGGCGCACGGCTTCCGTCAGATAACCCCCCTCTTCATACCCAACATATCCCGGAGGGGCACCAACCAGACGCGATACAGAATGTTTCTCCATAAATTCAGACATATCAATACGAACCATGGCATCGTCACTGTCAAACAGAAATGAAGCCAGTGACTTGCAAAGTTCAGTCTTACCGACACCAGTTGGTCCCAGGAATAGAAATGAACCAATGGGACGATTTGGATCAGAGAGCCCGGCACGGCTGCGCCGAATAGAGTTGGCGACTGCCTCAACCGCTTCATCCTGACCAATCACACGCTGGTGTAACTCATGCTCCATACGTAACAGTTTCTCACGTTCGCCCTCCAGCATTCTGGAGACAGGAATACCGGTCGACCGCGCCAGTACTTCGGCGATTTCCACATCTGTAACCCGGTTACGCAGTAGATGCATTGTCTTGCCTTCTACCAGTGTCGCTGCGGCAAGCTGTTTTTCCAATTCGGGGATCTTGCCATATTGCAATTCTGACATACGTCCCAGATCACCCTGACGACGAGCTTGCTCCAAGGTGATTTTCGCTTGTTCCAACGCCGCTTTAATATTCTGAGTCCCCGTCAGAGAAGCTTTTTCCGCCTTCCACTCTTCCTCTAACTTCGAGTATTCACGCTCTTTTTGCTCCAGTTCAGTACTTAACAGCTCCAGGCGTTTCAGGCTGGCTTCGTCAGACTCTTTCTTCAACGCCTGCTGCTCCAGCTTCAACTGGATAATACGGCGATCCAATCTATCCAGCGGTTCTGGTTTAGAGTCGATTTGCATACGAATGCTTGATGCCGCTTCATCGATCAGATCGATAGCCTTATCTGGCAATTTACGATCGGCAATATAACGATGAGATAACATAGCAGCAGCGACTATCGCTGGATCGGTAATCTGTACATGGTGATGTAACTCATAACGTTCTTTCAGACCACGTAGAATCGCGATGGTATCTTCCACGCTTGGCTCAGAGACAAACACCTTTTGGAAACGTCTCTCAAGCGCGGCATCCTTTTCGATATACTGACGGTATTCATCCAGCGTGGTTGCGCCGACACAATGCAATTCACCGCGAGCAAGCGCAGGTTTCAGCATATTACCTGCATCCATCGCACCATCCGCCTTGCCAGCACCGACCATAGTATGTAGTTCATCAATGAACAAGATGACATTGCCTTCCTGCTTCGAGAGGTCGGTTAGTACACCTTTCAGGCGCTCTTCAAACTCACCACGGTATTTGGCTCCTGCAATCAGCGCGCCCATATCTAACGATAAAACGCGTTTATTCTTTAATCCTTCAGGAATTTCCCCATTGACAATACGCTGCGCAAGCCCTTCAACAATTGCGGTTTTACCTACGCCAGGCTCACCAATGAGTACCGGGTTGTTTTTTGTTCTACGCTGTAATACCTGGATAGTACGGCGAATTTCTTCATCCCGGCCAATAACTGGGTCCAACTTGCCTTGCTCGGCACGCTCGGTTAAATCAATAGTGTATTTTTTCAAAGCCTGCCGCTGATCTTCTGCTCCCTGCTCATTCACCTGTTCTCCTCCCCGAATCTGTTCGATCGCTTTAGTCACGTTTTCCTCGGTAGCGCCAGCGTTCTTTAGCACATCACTGAATGTGCTTCGGGACTCTAAAACAGCCAAGACAAACAGTTCTGAAGAAATAAATGTATCGCCACGTTTTTGGGCCAGCTTGTCGCAAATATTTAAAGTTTTTACCAGTTCATTGGATGGCTGAACATCGCCACCAGTTCCTTCTACCTGTGGTAAGCGACCTAATGCCTGTTCAATGGCATTTTTAAGATTGACAACATTTGCGCCCGCCGCCGTTAACAAAGGGCTAACCGTGCCACCTTCCTGGTTCAGGAGAGCACTCATCAGATGAAGTGGTTCAATAAATTGATGATCCCGCCCAAGTGCGAGAGATTGAGCATCGGCGAGAGCAAGCTGGAATTTATTGGTAAGACGATCCAGACGCATAACTCCTCCCATACATACTGGTCAAAATTGCTACCGGAGATTAAATAAGGCCATCTTTCAAAATTTCAAGATGACTTTGCCAGTAATAATAGGAGGAAAAACGTTAACTGTCCCGGACCGCCTTAATTCAATAGGTTATATCACCCAGACTAAAGTTGCCATACGACCGGTTACACCATCGCGTCGATATGAGAAAAATTTTTGCGGTTCACTGACGGTACAAGCCTCTCCGCCAAAAATTTTCGTCACACCCGCAGCTTGCAAACGTAAACGTGCAAGTTGGTAAATATCCGCCAGAAATTTTTCACCTTGAGAGACAAAAGCCATTGCCGATTGGGGATCATCCTGGGTAAAAGCAGCTTTTACTTCAGCCCCCACCTCAAACTGTTGCGGACCAATAGCCGGGCCTAACCATGCCATGATATTCGATGGAGAGGAGCGGAATCGCAATAACGATTGCTCCAGCACCCCAGCCTGCAATCCTCGCCAACCAGCATGAGCGGCGGCGACTTCATCACCAGCTTCAGTACAAAACAACACAGGCAAACAGTCGGCCGTCATCACCGCACAGACTCGCTCTTTGCACCTGGTATATACAGCATCCCCTTTCAGTGAAACCGGCGTGTCATTATCTAATTCCACAACCTGTGTACCATGAACCTGTTCCAACCAGTATGGCATTGATGGTAAAGATGCAACTTCCACCAGCTTATTTCGATTTTCATACACGTGTAGTGCATCATCACCGACATGATTTCCTAAATTAAAGGAATCATAGGGCGGCATACTGACGCCCCCAATGCGGGTAGTGCTGTAAGCACGAATATTATGTGGTGCTGGCCAATTGGGTTGTATAAGCATGTAGTCACCAGCCCAGTTGTTCTTTAAACGCTTCTGTGTCAGCTTTTAATGCGTCTATCAATTTCACCATATCCTGTGGCAGGGGAGCATGCCACTCCATCTGAATTCCACTGATAGGGTGATACAAACGCAACATCGTGGCATGTAGAGCCTGGCGATCAAAACCACGCAGAACCGCGATAAATTCGTCTGACGCTCCTTTCGGAGAACGTGGACGCCCACCATATAAAGGATCACCCACCAAAGGATGATTTATATGTGCCATATGTACGCGAATCTGATGAGTACGGCCGGTTTCCAAACGTAACCGCAAACGGGTATGAGCGCGGAAATGTTCCATAATCCGGTAATGCGTAACAGCAGGTTTTCCCATCGGATGAACAGCCATGTGAGTACGTTTTGTAGCATGACGGGCTATCGGCTCATCAACCGACCCTCCCGCCGTCATCGTACCAACCGCCACCGCTTCATATTCACGGGTAATTTCACGGGCCTGCAACGACTCCACCAGCCGGGTTTGGGCCGGTACGGTCTTCGCCACAACCATCAATCCAGTGGTATCTTTATCCAGTCGATGAACAATCCCAGCACGAGGAACATCCACAATTTCTGGATAATGATGGAGCAATGCATTTAATACCGTACCGTCAGGATTTCCCGCGCCAGGATGTACAACCAGATCTCGGGGTTTATTGATCACCAGAATATCCTGGTCTTCATAAACAATATCCAGTGCAATTGCTTGTGCTTCCCAACGCGCATCCTCTTCGATCAATGCATCAATGGCCACTAATTCGCCACCAAGCACCTTCTCTTTTGGCTTATTCATAATATTGCCGTTAATCTGTACCCGCTGTTCCAAAATCCACTCTTTTATGCGTGAACGGGAATAATCAGGGAACAATTCGGCTAAAGCCTGATCTAAACGTTGTCCGAGTTGAGATTCGGCCACTATTGCCGTGAGTTGTACTTGTTGTGCCATAGTATGCAGCTTCTTTATTAACGTTGGGTTTTAACGGCGACGCCGTTTAAAATAATGTACTATTGTAGCTGGTCTTAATCGGGAGCTTAACGGACAGTTTCCCGAAAAAACACTGAGGATAATCAAAACGTCATGACGCGTATGAAATACCTGGTGGCTGCAGCCACGTTGAGCCTGGCGCTGGTTGGTTGCTCCAGCAACTCCAAAGATGCAGTTCCTGATCGCCCACCTTCAGAAATTTATGCCACTGCTCAGGAAAAACTGCAGGATGGCAACTTTAAGGCCGCCATTACGCAGTTGGAAGCGTTGGATAACCGTTATCCATTTGGTCCTTATTCACAACAGGTTCAGCTGGATCTGATATATGCCTACTATAAATCTGCCGAGCTACCGTTAGCTCAGGCATCCATTGATCGTTTTATCCGCCTGAACCCCACGCATCCTAACATAGACTATGTGCTCTATATGCGTGGCCTGACCAACATGGCGTTAGATGATAGTACATTACAAGGATTCTTTGGTGTTGATCGTTCAGACCGCGATCCTCAGTACGCCCGTGCAGCTTTCCAAGCCTTTCGCCAGCTAGTGCAAGGTTACCCGAGAAGTCTCTACGCTACTGATGCCAGCAAACGTCTGGAATTCCTGAAAGAGCGCCTGGCCAAATATCAACTTTCAGTCGCGCAATATTACACGAAACGCGGCGCTTATGTAGCGGTTGTTAACCGTGTTGAGCAAATGATGAAAGATTATCCGGATACGCAGGCGACAAGAAAAGCACTGCCATTAATGGAAAATGCTTACCGTGAATTGCAGTTAACTGCAGAGGCAGACAAAGTAGCAAAAATTATTGCCGTCAACCCTGTTTAACAATTACAACGCTTATCACCACGGCAGCTTAGGCTGCCGTTTTTTATTTATACCGTATTTCTTGTTTGAAAATAAAACGCCGGGAGATCAAACACCCGGCGTCAACAATAAATCTTACCGATAATGCCATAGCCTTTACACACCCACAAGACCAGTATGGTTATTCCCAAAGACAGTTCACAAATCAAGGTTTATTGACGAAAAGTGACAAAAAAAAAGTGATCGGAATCACCCATTTTGTTCCATCTAGAGGTATGCTGAAACTATCCAAGACGGACAAGGCAGAGAGGTAAGTTTTTATGACTATCAATATTACCAGTAAGCAAATGGATATTACCCCCGCAATACGTCAACATGTCGAAGACCGTCTCACGAAACTGGATAAATGGCAAACACAGTTAATTAACCCACATATTATCCTATCCAAAGAGCCACAAGGCTTTGTTGCCGATGCCACGATCAATACCCCCAATGGTCCCCTGGTCGCCAGTGCCAAACACGAAGATATGTATACTGCCATCAATGAGCTCATTGCCAAACTCGAACGCCAGCTGAATAAAGTACAGCATAAAAGCGAAGCGCGTCGTGCCGAGTCTTGTATAAAAGATGTCAATCTGCAGGTTTCTCCGGAGGAATAAAAGCAGGTTATATACTTTATTTCCACTAACGCGCCGTCAGGCGCGTTTTTTATTGACAGGATGAAAAGGCAGCAGTTACCTTACTAACCTCACAGCAAGGATTTTAATCATGAATCAAAAGTTGTTCTTCTTCGTATTTTTTTTTTCATTCTACCCGCCTGGGGGCAATTGTCGTGTGAGTGAAAATACGAAGACGAACAAAAAAGCCTCCTGAACTTAGGGGGCTTTTTTATATGGACAGCAAACAGGTAAACGCTCTATGACCGACAATCCGTTACTGATACTGCGCGATCGCATCAGCGCCCTAGATATGCAACTGCTTGAATTGTTAGCTCAAAGACGGGAGCTGGCACTGGAGGTAGCAAAAACTAAACAACATACTCACCGTCCCATCCGCGATAAGGAACGTGAACGCGACTTGCTTTCAGCCTTGATTGACGAAGGGAAAAAACATCATCTTGATGGCCACTATATTACTCGGCTGTTCCAGCTTATTATCGAAGACTCTGTTCTGACTCAGCAAGCCTTACTGCAACAACATTTGAATCGAACCACGTCACATTCAGCACGTATTGCTTTTTTAGGTCCGAAAGGTTCTTATTCGCATTTGGCAGCCCGACAGTATGCAGCCCGCCACTTCGACAATATTATTGAGTGCGGATGCCAAAAGTTTCACGACATTATCAACATAGTGGAAATCGGTCAGGCTGATTACGCTGTATTACCGATTGAAAATACCAGTTCAGGTTCTATCAATGATGTCTATGACCTACTGCAACACACAGGATTATCTATTGTTGGTGAACTAACCAATCCGATTGATCACTGTGTCCTAGTCGCCGTTGATACCCACCTTGATCAAATAGAAACGGTTTACAGCCATCCGCAACCCTTTCAACAATGCAGCAATTTTATTAATCGCTTCCCACACTGGAAAATCGAATACTGCGAAAGTACAGCCGCGGCAATGGCCAAAGTATCAGAACTGAAATCACCCAAGGTTGCCGCATTAGGTAGTGAGGCAGGAGGTACGCTTTACCAGTTACAAGTACTGGAACATAACCTGGCGAACCAGTCACAAAATATTACCCGCTTTATTATATTGGCTCGCAAACCTATCGAAGTTACCGAACAGGTACCAGCCAAAACAACACTTATCATGGCAACAGGTCAGCAATCCGGCGCTCTGGTGGAGGCATTACTTGTACTGCGTGAACACGGTATCGTAATGACAAAACTGGAGTCTCGACCCATTCACGGTAATCCATGGGAAGAGATGTTTTATATTGATGTTCAGGCCAATCTGCGCAGTAAAGAAATGCAAAACGCGCTCAAAGATCTGGCGATGATAACCCGGTCATTAAAAGTGCTCGGCTGCTATCCCAGTGAAAACATTGTACCAGTAGAGACTGATTGATAACCAAAAACGCCATACCCGGCTAAAGGGGAATGGCGGTAATATCATTAAAGACTAATCTTCTATTGCCGAATATCGTTAGCCTGGCGCAATAACACTTGGCTCTCTGATTGGAAACGGCGTGCATAATCACCAAACCAGTGTTCAACTTTTCTAAAACTACTGATAAAAGCAGCTTTATCTCCTTGCTCTAGCAATGCGATAGCCTCACCAAAGCGCAGATAATAGCGTTTGATCAATGCCAGATTATTTTCTGAAGACATTATGATATCTGCATACAACTGCGGATCCTGAGCAAACAGACGGCCTACCATTGCCAGTTCCAGGCGATAAATCGGTGAAGATAGAGCCAGTAATTGTTCCAATTGCACATTTTCTTCTGCCAAATGCACCCCATAAGCAAAAGTGGCGAAATGGCGTAGAGCCTGAATAAAGGCCATATTCTGATCGTGTTCAACGGCACTGATACGATGTAATCTCGCTCCCCATACCTGAATTTGCTCCAGCAACCACTGATAGGCTTCAGGTTGACGACCGTCACAATACACCACCACCTGTTTGGCCAGGCTACCACTGTCGGGTCCGAACATCGGATGCAATCCCAATACAGGACCCGAATGAGCCGCTAACATCGCCTGCAATGGACCATTTTTTACCGATGCCAGATCTACCAAGATGCAGTCATCAGGTAGTTTGGGAAGCAGGGCAATGACCTGTTCCGTTACATGAATAGGAACACTGACAATAACCATACCGGCATCGGATAATAACGCGTCAGCCTGCGGCCAGTCATCCTGTTCCAAAATCTTGACCTGGTAACCAGACAACGTCAGCATTTTGTCAAACAATCGCCCCATCTGCCCATGGCCACCAATAATCACCACAGAGCGGAGTTGAGGACATAGCGTTTTAAACCCTTTATCGTTTTCACTAGAATATGATTCCCGTATGACACGACGCAAAACATCCTCAATCAGATCAGGGGGAACACCTAACATCTCCGCTTCCTTTCGGCGTGAACTCAGCATCGCAGTTTCTCGTTCCGGAGCGTAAATCGGTAACCCATAGCGACTTTTCACTTCGCCAACATCCGCTACCAGTTGTAATCGGCGTGATAACAGCGTCAGCAGCGCTTTATCTACCTCATCAATCTGATCACGTAAAGCGGTCAGTTCAGCGACCATTTATTATTCTCCTAACCGATTTATGCCTACCGCATCAAGTTCCTGATGTAACGAACGTAACAATGTTTCCGTACTTTCCCAACTGATACAGGCATCAGTCACGGATACACCATAATGCATCTGCGAACGTGGCTGCTCGGATGACTGATTGCCTTCGTTAATATTGCTCTCTAGCATCAATCCTATGATAGAACGGCTGCCTGCCTTAATCTGCTCAATAATCGATTCCACCACCAACGGCTGCCGACGATAGTCCTTATTGGAATTACCGTGGCTACAATCTATCATCAGCGCCGGTTTCAGCCCTGCGTCCCGCATCTGTTTTTCACACTCAGCGACATCCTGTGCACTGTAATTAGGTCTTTTTCCGCCGCGTAAAATAACATGTCCATCAGCGTTGCCTTGTGTTTGCAGTAGGCATACCTGACCGCCCTGGTTAATACCGACAAAACGATGTGGCATTGAGGCTGCTTTCATTGCATTAATAGCAGTACCAAGACTACCATCCGTACCATTTTTAAAGCCGACCGGCATTGAGAGACCAGAAGCCATTTCCCGATGCGTCTGGGACTCAGTGGTCCTCGCGCCGATTGCAGACCAACTAAAGAGATCCCCCAAATATTGTGGGCTGTTCGGGTCCAGAGCTTCAGTCGCCAACGGCAATCCCATGTGAACCAATTCAAGTAACAGACCACGGGCAATATGCAATCCAGCTTCTACATCAAACGACCCATCCATGTAAGGATCATTGATTAATCCTTTCCAACCAACAGTGGTACGCGGTTTTTCAAAATAGACACGCATAACGATATACAGCCGATCACTCAATTCAGTTGAAAGCGTTTTTAAACGACGCGCATAATCCAGAGCAGCATCCGTATCATGGATTGAACAAGGACCACAAACGATCAACTGTCGATCATCACGGCCATGAATAATATTCGCAATGGTGCTACGTGACTGCGCAATAGCTTGCTGTTCTCGATCATTCAGTGGGAACTTGGCTTTTAATTCATCAGGCGTGATTAACACCTGTTCATCACTGATATTGATATTATTGAGCGAATCTTTTTGCATATTCATGATCCTGTTGATTCCTGTCTATGAGGGACACTAGCGCCCATATCGCGTTATGGATGACACCATAACATACAGCGTAAATTTTTCAATCCATATCCGTAAAGAAAAAATTACCATCTATAAAACCAGATAGAGATCACTAAATTTACATCAACCCTCACTTCCAGCCAACACAGCTCTATCCCTTTGTTGGGAAATGATAGAATCAATACATAAGGGGGAAATAATGTTAAAAGTAATAATTATTGATGATGAAAAACCAGCCCGCGAAGAGCTGGGGCTACTCCTGGCGAATGAATCGGATATCACTATTATCGCCGAATGCAACAATGCGCTGGAAGCCATACCGACGATAAATCGTCTTCAACCGGATGTGATATTTCTCGATATCCAAATGCCAAAAATCAACGGATTGGAAATGGTGGCCATGCTTGATCCAGACACTATGCCATATGTGGTGTTTGTCACAGCGTATGATGAATATGCCATACGTGCTTTCGAAGAGCATGCCTTCGACTATCTACTCAAGCCTCTTGATGCTCAACGGTTATCAAAGACGCTAAATAGATTACGGAGAGGTACAAGTGTAAACAAAAATGTACAATTAATTACCGAACCCTACTTACGCCATATTCCTTGTTATGGGCACAACCGTATTTTTTTATTGAAAATTGAAGAGGTGGAATATTTAAGCTCAGCACTCAGCGGTGTACATGTCGTAGGTGTGACACAATCAGGTTATACCCAGCTGTCATTGAAAACGCTGGAAGAAAAGACACCGTTTATTCGCTGCCATCGGCAATATATGGTCAATACTGAGTTATTGAAGGAAATACAGTTACTGGATAACGGCTCTGCGGAGGTCATTACCAACACCGGTAAGCAGATACCAGTGAGTCGACGATATTTAAAATTATTGAAAGAAAAACTGGGTATCACCTGAATGTTGTTTTTAGTGAAGAACTCGCCTCTAGCATACGCATCTGACAAAAAGGTTAATTGTTTTCACCAAGATCAGTAATAACCTTTGACCATCAAATTTATCACCAACGCTGGCAAAAACTTACTGGAATATTGTGACGTTTATCACGAAAATAGCGGGACATAAATTTCGGGTCAACCTCGTCGGTCAACAAAAAACGAATAGTTCTACCCGCTCAGAGATATTTAGATGGATGTCATTGGAATCATCATGTCGTCGGGGAAATCCTCCGTTGATGTCGCGCTCTATACGCTGCTGCCGATCATGGTCGTAATGCTGGTCATCATGCAGTTTCTGGAATCAAAAGGGATAGTGGATGCACTCGTCAGGTGGATGGCCCCCATCCTCAAACCCTTTGGACTAGCCGGCATGAGCACCTTTGCACTGATTCAGCTCAACTTTGTCAGCTTTGCCGCACCACTGGCAACCTTATCAATTATGGAAAAACGAGGCATCTCCGATCGCCATATGGCGGCAACACTGGCCATGGTATTCGCCATGGGACAGGGCAACGTATTTTATCCTCTTATCCCGTTTGGCCTGAACTGGGCTGCGGCCATCGTGATTTCAATCATTGGTGGCCTGGCTGCTGCAGCTATCACCTATCATGTTCTTGGACGTAGACTGTCTGCGGCGGAAAGCAGCCGCTCCGATGAGGTTTCTGCCGAGGAACCTGGCCGTAAAGGGATTATCGGTATCATCAATAGCGCGGGGGCAGACGCCATCAGGTTGGCGCTCGGATCGGTGCCGATGCTAATTTTATCAATGACGATTGTCGGCATTCTGGAATCGGCTGGCGCGGTGACTGCACTTGAACACTTTTTCTCGCCGCTACTTGCTTCGGTCAATATTTCCCCTGTTTTCGTGATGCCAACACTGGTGAAATGTCTGGCGGGTGGCACCGCCTATTTTGGCGTAGTGTCAGACCTAATTCATCAAGGGAAAATAACCGCCAGCCAGATCAACGCCTCCACAGGTCTGCTGGTACAAACCTTTGATTTACCGGGAATTGGCATTT contains the following coding sequences:
- a CDS encoding 3-deoxy-7-phosphoheptulonate synthase, whose amino-acid sequence is MQKDSLNNINISDEQVLITPDELKAKFPLNDREQQAIAQSRSTIANIIHGRDDRQLIVCGPCSIHDTDAALDYARRLKTLSTELSDRLYIVMRVYFEKPRTTVGWKGLINDPYMDGSFDVEAGLHIARGLLLELVHMGLPLATEALDPNSPQYLGDLFSWSAIGARTTESQTHREMASGLSMPVGFKNGTDGSLGTAINAMKAASMPHRFVGINQGGQVCLLQTQGNADGHVILRGGKRPNYSAQDVAECEKQMRDAGLKPALMIDCSHGNSNKDYRRQPLVVESIIEQIKAGSRSIIGLMLESNINEGNQSSEQPRSQMHYGVSVTDACISWESTETLLRSLHQELDAVGINRLGE
- the btsR gene encoding two-component system response regulator BtsR; the encoded protein is MLKVIIIDDEKPAREELGLLLANESDITIIAECNNALEAIPTINRLQPDVIFLDIQMPKINGLEMVAMLDPDTMPYVVFVTAYDEYAIRAFEEHAFDYLLKPLDAQRLSKTLNRLRRGTSVNKNVQLITEPYLRHIPCYGHNRIFLLKIEEVEYLSSALSGVHVVGVTQSGYTQLSLKTLEEKTPFIRCHRQYMVNTELLKEIQLLDNGSAEVITNTGKQIPVSRRYLKLLKEKLGIT
- a CDS encoding nucleoside recognition domain-containing protein codes for the protein MDVIGIIMSSGKSSVDVALYTLLPIMVVMLVIMQFLESKGIVDALVRWMAPILKPFGLAGMSTFALIQLNFVSFAAPLATLSIMEKRGISDRHMAATLAMVFAMGQGNVFYPLIPFGLNWAAAIVISIIGGLAAAAITYHVLGRRLSAAESSRSDEVSAEEPGRKGIIGIINSAGADAIRLALGSVPMLILSMTIVGILESAGAVTALEHFFSPLLASVNISPVFVMPTLVKCLAGGTAYFGVVSDLIHQGKITASQINASTGLLVQTFDLPGIGIFLGVGSRFTRLFRYSALGALFGILIRTLLHLLMF